The Pyxidicoccus sp. MSG2 DNA segment CTCGCCCAACCCGGGGGAGAGCGCGAGCTGGGGGTGCTCATCTCCCGCCTCCACTCGCACCCGATGGACTTCACGCAGCCGCTCTGGGAGGTGCATCTCATCGAGGGGCTCGAGAATGACCGGTTCGCGGTCTACACCAAGATCCACCACTCCCTGGTGGACGGAGTCGGCGGCATCCGCCTGCTGGTCAAGGCCCTCTCTCCAGACCCGGACGCGCGTGACGTCGTGGCGCCCTGGTCGGTGGGAGCGCGCGGCCCGGGCCCGCGCGCCGCCGTGGCACCGAAGCGCTGGTCCGGCTTGTCCGGCTTGAAGGACCGGGCCGCGGCGATGCCGGGAGTGACGAAGGCCTTCGCCCGGATGGCCCGCGAGGCCGTCAGCCGGTCCCAGGACATCGCCCTGCCCTTCGCGACGCCGAAGTCCATCCTCAACCGCTCGGTGTCCGCGCAGCGCCGCTTCGCCACCCAGCACTACGAGCTGTCCCGCCTCAAGGCCGTCGCGAAGGCGGCCGGTGTCACCGTGAACGACGTCTTCCTGGGGCTCGGCGCCAGCGCGCTCCGCCGGTATCTGGGCGAGCTCGACGCACTGCCCGAACAGCCGCTGACGGCGGGCGTGCCCGTCTCGGTGCGGCCCAAGGGGGATGAGGCCACGGCCAATGCCCTCAGCTTCATCTTCGCCAACCTCAACACCCACCTCGAGGAGCCGGTGGCGCGACTCAAGGCCATCGCGGAGTCGACCCGGCTCGCCAAGGAGCGGCTCCAGGAGCTGCCTCGGACTGGCGTCGCGGACTACACGTCGGTGTTGATGGCGCCCTACATCGTCCAGCTGCTCTCGGGGCTGGGGGGCCACACGCGCCCGGTGTTCAACCTCATCATCTCCAACGTCCCGGGTCCGGAGCGTCCGCTGTACTTCGCTGGCGCCCGCCTGGAGCAGTTCTACCCCGTGTCGGTGCTGCTCCATGGCCAGGCCCTGAACATCACCAGCGCCAGCTACGCGGGGCAGTTCAACATCGGCTTCACCGGCTGCCGCAGGACGCTGCCCCACATGCAGCGGCTGGCGGTCTTCACCGGCGAGGCGCTGGAGGATCTCGAACACTCCCTGCATGGGAAGGGCTTCGACGCACGGGGCAGCAGCGTCCCTGCATAGGTGCCCATGCAGCGGTGAGCGGTCGGGGAGGCCCCGCCAGGAGCGGAAATGAAATAGGCGGCGCTCGCACTCGGCGCCCCGGCGCCGAAAGAAAGGATGAGGACGGCGAGACGCCGGGCCTGCTCAAACCCTCAGCCGCCGGGAACGCCAAGGACCCGGCTGGGAGACCGACGTGCAGACGCAAACGGAGAGCCAGTTGAAGATGGATTGGGTGGCGCTGCTGGACCAGGAGGCGCGTGCGCTCGTGGGAGTGCTGGATGCGCATCCCGACGCCAGGCGCCTCTTCGACGGCACCATCGACGCGGAGGGCTACATCCACTATCTCATCCAGACGTATCACTATGCCCGCTGGAGCACGCCCATGCTGGCGGAGGCGGGGAAGCGGCTGAAGCGGCTGGGCTGGCATCCCCCGCTGGCGGAACTGCTGCTGCAGAAGGCGGGCGAGGAGCGGGGGCACGAGCGGTGGCTGCTCTCGGACCTGAAGAACCTGGGGTGCTCGGAAGCGCAGGTCGAAGCCGCGGCGCGGACCCCGGCGGTCGACGCGTACACGGGCTGGAACTTCTTCACCTCCAGGTCGGGCGTTCCCACCGCGGTCCTGGGCACGTCGTACGTGCTGGAGTACCTGTCCCAGACGCGCGCGAGCGGGGCGGTGGAGCACCTGCTCCAGGTGGACGCCATCCCGAACATCCGCAAGTCCGTGACGTTCCTGCGCAGCCACGGCGCCCTGGATGAAGGCCATGTGGCGGAGATGGCCTCGGTGCTGCAATCACTGACGGACCCGGAGGAGCAGGCGGCCGTGATTCTCTCGGCACACACCACGCGCGTGGTCTACCCGGGCATCTTCCGCGAGGCTTGAAGATTGTCATACCCCGCCAGGGGTAGAGACAGTCCATGCCGCGAAGGCGATTCTCCTGTTCGAACCGTGGCAGTCGAACCGGGAGGCGTCTTCATGCGCTACATCACCCACATCCATCTCGAAGGCGGGGCGCTTCACGAGCACATCACCCGCCTTCGCTGGAAGGCAGACACCGCGACGGGTGAGGCCAGCCGGATGGAGATGGTCCAGTGGGTCCGGAATGGAGGGGATGCGCGGGTGGAGGCCCGGCCCGGGAATGTGAAGGTCGAGGTCGTCAACGCCACTTCGCCGTATCTGCGGACGAAGGCGAACGGCATCCTCACGGACAACCTGCTCGAGCTGCCGAGATTCTGATGGGGCGCGAGAGGGTCCGTCGACGCGAGCGGGCTCGGAGCAAGGAAGGCGGCGAGCCCGCTCGTGCCCGCTCAGACGGGCTTGTTGAGGTGGGACGCCTGGTAGAGGAAGTCAGCCCGACTGTCGACCTTCAGCCGTTCGAAGATGGCCTTCACGTGCACCTTCACCGTCTCCTCGGAGAGGGCGAACTCGCTGGCGATGTCCTTGTTGGACCAGTTCCTGAGCATGCCCCTGGCGATGTCGGCCTGCCGCGTCGTGAGCGCCCGTCTCATCGTCTCGGGGAGGGGAATCGACACGGGAATCTCGTTCAGGACCAGGGCCCACGAGCGGGGCCCTTCCGTTGCGGGCAACTCGATGAACCTCACGACCCGGTACGCGTCACCCCGGAGCGAGACCCAGAGGCTGGCTTCGACGCGCGCGTCCGCATCCATGCGGGTCAACGCCTCCAGGCGCTCCTGAAGCACGCGCGGGATTCCCGAGGAATGGAGGTCGGAGGGGACGAACCACCGCTCCAACAGCGCTGCGGCACGTTGCGAGCGCAGCACCTCGTGCGAGGGGGGCGCCACCACGAGGAAGGCGGAGTCGGGCCGGCTGTAGAGCTCTTCCAGGAGGCTCGCGCCAGTCGTGGCGGCCTGCACGTCACGGCAGTTGCGCACCGCATTCACCAGGTGGCGCGTGAGGCTGGTCAGGAGGGTGGCGTCCTGCTCGGAGAACGGGAGCCGGCGATCCCGGTACAGCGTGAAGGCGCCGCAGAGCCCCGGCGGCACGGGCAGGAGGACCGCCATGACGTGCTCCAGGCTCAGGTCCAGCTCCCGGCTGCGCTGGTACAGCGGGCTGCGCTCCAGCTCCTTCCGGGTGAGCATTTCCGAGTCGCGAAGGGCCACATTGGGCTGGGCGAAGATGGGGGCCCGGATGAAGTCGGAGTCAACCCACTTGGAATACTCATCCAGCAGCGCGAGGCGGTGGCCTGGCACCAGCCACTTGAACTCCACGTGTGGTCCGAGGGTGATGAGGCACAGCCCCATGTAGTCCGCGGGCATCAGCTCGAGGAGCGGCGCCCGGGCGGCTTCGAGGGCCTTGGGGAGGGACAGGTTGCTGTTGAGGGCCTCGATGACCCGGTCCCTGAGCAACCATTCATGCAAGCTGAGGTTCATCGACGCGAGCATTCGTCCTCCCTGAGCAGACAACCCCGTGGGTCCATACCGCTGTTCGGGCATTCAATAGGCACGTGCTGAAAGTCTGTCCCTCACCCTCCAGGGGTAGGCCCCGGGCTTGACCGCAGAATCCCTTTCTGGGCTCACGCAATGCAAGACGGGGCAAGCTCGAACGTTGAGCATCGCCCTCCACCGGTGACTCGCCGCGCTACGCGCCCGGAGTCCAGCGCATCGCCAGGAATCGCAGCATGCGCAGGTGCCGCTCCTGGAAGTCGTCCGCGTGCCCGCCTTCGAACACCTGGTGCCGGAAAGGAATCCCGAAGCTCTCGAGCGCGCGGTCGAACGCCTCCGCCCCGAGAAGGGTCTCCTTGCTGCCCCGGTCCATGTAGAGCGTGTCGAGTGTGCCCAACGCGGCATGGCGCGTGGTCAGCAGCGTGAGCGGGTCCTCTTCCAGCCAGCGCTTCCACACCGGGTCGTCGTCGCGGCCGCTCTGGAACGGCAGCTCGAGGAAGAGCGGGGGGCGCTTCGGGTTGGAAGAGAATGCTGCGGCCTTCGCGTAGATGGACGCCACCGTCCAGGCGCCATCGAACGGGTACAGCTCCGCGAGCTCTCCGGCGTTCCTCGCCACGGGCTGGCGCGCCAGTGCGTTCCGGTACAGCGCCCTGCGCTGGTCGATGGCCAACGGACTCGCACTCAAGGTGCCAACGCTGGAGAACACGCCCGGGTACTTCATGGCCAGCTTGATGGCGCCGTGCCCACCCATCGAAAAGCCGGCAATCGCGCGCCACGTCGCTTCGGCGCGCGTCCGGTACCGTGCATCCACCGCACCCACGATTTCACGCACCACGTAGGTTTCGAAGTCACCAATCGCCGGCGAGCGCGCGTAGTAGCTCCCGCCCAGGGAGGTCGTCCCATCCACCGCGACGAGGATGAGCTCGGGCATCGCGCCCTCCTCCATCTGGCGAAACGCGGCGCGCTGTACACCCACGGCACCCAGGTGCCCGTCCTTCCGCGCCCCCAGGCCATGGAGCAGGTACACCACGGGGTACCTGCGCTCGGGGGCGCTGAAATACGACGGCGGAAGCAGGACACCCAGCTCCCGCGTCGGCGAATCGCCCAACAGATTTCCGTCGAGGGCGCGGCTGTCGAGCCGCACATATTCGAGGTGCTGCGGCAGCTCGGCATCTCCCCGGACGAAGTCCAGGGACAGTGCGCCCAGACCCGGGAGCTGCTTCGAAAATGCCCTCGCGCCGACGCCACGGGCCAGGGCGAAGGGCACCACCACGAGCGCCAATCCGGTGGCGATGAGCGCAAGTGCGATGTGGCGTGACATGCGGACCTCCCCTGCTCGGGAGGTGTCGAATGCGAAGCGCGTGCCGCCATCGTGACCACTCTACCGACCCGCGCATGATGCGCCGCGGACGCGGCGGAATGCCACGGGGCGTTGCACGTTGCGTCCACGGCGGTGTGGATGCCGCCGCGTCAGCGTGTCGAGCGCCTGTCTGCCTGCCTGCTGTTCATGGTCAGCGGCCGAGGATGGAGCGCCAGGCGTCGCCGTTGCTGCCGTTCATGTAGTTCTGGACGTCCGCCTCGGAGAGCACGCCCGTCTTCAACGCGGCGTCGAGGGCGGCCTTGGCGCCGCTGCGGTCCATGTCCAGGCCGTTCTGGTCGATGAACCGCACGAAGTTGTCCAGGTAGCCGTTGTCCTTCATCCGGTGGATGAACTCGCTGGTGTACGCCTCGTCGCCCTTGTTCTTGTCGCACAGGCGCGCGTACACGAGCGGGAAGTCCATCTGCCCGGCGTTCTGCTCGAAGTCGCGGTCCGCCCTGAGGCGCGACTCCGCGCTCTGGCCGAAGAGGTCCGGCGCGTGCTGCTGGGCATGCGCGTAGGCGTCCGGGTAGCGGCCCTGGACGTAGGCGCGCCACGAGTCGTCCGTGGACGTCGGGTGTGTGCCGTCGCCCTGAATCATCGGCTTCACGCCCAGCAAATCCCACGCGAAGTCCGGGTTGCCCTTCGACAGCGCGTCGATGAAGCCCACCGCGTCCTGGCCCTTCATGCCGCACGCCTTGGCGGCGTCGATGACCGACTGTCCCAGGCCCGGGGCATCGAACATCGTCGGGTAGCGCTTCGCGAGGTCCTGGATTTGCGCCGGAGACAGGCCCAGATCCTTGGACAGCCGCTCGGGCTGGTCGTCGCCGTGCGCGAGCGTCTTCGCCACGTCCGAGTCGACGCCCATCTCCTTGAGGATGCCCTCGGACTCGTTGTCCAGCGCCTCCTGCTTCTCCTTGCCGACGAGCAGGCCGCCGAACGCGGAGAGCACCAGGCCCACGCCCTCGACAATCTGTCCGACACCCGGGAGCACCGTGCCCAGGCCCGCGCCCACCACGGCGACGGCGTCGCCGAAGGCCTGGACGCCACCACCGACGGACGGATCGTCCAGGAAGTCCTTGAAGTGGTCCGCGAGCACAATCGAGTTGGCCACCACGCCGAACGCGGGCGCCAGGCGCGAGAGGAACGCCGCTGCCTTCTCGCCCGTCTGCGCGGCGATGCGGCCCGACTCGCCGAGGGTGCGCATCACGGAGGCCGCGGCCTGCGCGCCGCTGCGGCCCGTGTTGGCCAGGTCCTTGACGAAGTTGCCCCACTCTCCCCGCTTCGCGTCGCTCGTCGCGCTCGCCAGGCCGAAGGCGACACCCACGCCCGCCAGCGCCGTGCCCAGCTTGCCGCCCGACTGCGAGAGCTGGCGCAGCGGGTTCGGGTCGCCCGACGCGAGCGCGGCCTTGATGGTCTGGATGCCGTTCTTGATGGCCGCGCCGCCCTTGGAGAGCGTGACGAGCGGCTTCGTGATTTCCGTCAGCTGCTTCAGCGCCGCCTGGGCGTCACCGTCGTTCTCCGCCAGGAGCTGGCCGGAGGCGGTGGTGAGCGCCGGCGACACGACGTCGTCGTCAATCTGGTCCTTGAGGCCCTCGAAGGCGGTGCCCGCCGGGCCGTTCGGGTCCAGGGCCTTGCCGGCCCACTCGAGCGCGCCCTTGGCCTGCGAGGACTCCCCGAGCGACTTCGCCGCGTCCACGCTCTCCTTGGCGACGTCCGGGTTGTTCTTCGCGGCCTCGAGCAGCTTCGGGTCGTTGAGCGCGTCGTTGAGCTTCTTCGCCGCGGCCTCCTCGGCGGCGTACTCGTCCGGGTGATTCTCCCGGAACTCCTGCACGTACTGCTGCTTCTGCGCGTCGGTGAGCGCCGGGCCGAGCTTGGCGAGCTCCTGGTTCAGCTTCTCGTTGAGCTCCTGCGTCTTCTTGTGCGCGTCGTCGTAGGCCTTCTTGGCGTCGACGAGGTGGGTGCGGGCCTCGTCGGTCGACTTCGCGCCGCTGGTGGCGGCCGTCTGCGTGACGACGGGTCCGGAGAGGGCGCTGACGGCCGGCTCCGGGCGGAAGCTCGCGGGGAAGGCGCCGAGCGCGGGGTCGCCGAAGAGCGAGGCCTGGGGACGGCCGGAGAAGTCTCCGCTGTCCTTCAGCAGTGAGTTGCGGATGGTGTTGGTGGCGGGCGCCGTGGAGAAGGGCTGCGGCTGCCCCGCGGCCAGGGCCGCGGTGTTGGCGCGCTGCGTTGCCTTCTCGGCAGCCGTCGCGAGCTGCTTCGCCTGGGTGTCCGCGGCGACCACCTGCGGGTCCTTCTTCGCGTCCTGGAGACCCTTGGAGACCTGCGCCTGCGCGCGCGCCCGCTCCGCCGCCTCCGCCGCTTCCTGGGCCCTGCGGCGAGCCTCCTCGGCGGCGCGACGGGCCTCTTCCGCCGCGCGCCGAGCGGCCTCGGCCGCCTCGTTGCTCGCGGAGGTCGAGGCTGTCGAAGGGACACCACCGCCAGTGACGCGCGTCGTCATGCTGATGCTCCAGAAGTCGCGGACGGAGAGGGGTGTGAGTCCGCTCCTGGATTATGGGAAAGAGAGCCCCCAAAGTTTCCGGGCAACAAGGTTTCACAGCCGGGCTCTGTCGAGTTCCCTCGCGGTGCGCGGAGAGAGTCAACGGCATGATCGACCACACGGGTATTGGTGTCGCGGACGTCGCGCGCTCCGCCGCGTTCTACGATGCGGCACTGGGCGCGCTGGGCCTTCGCCGGGTCATCCAGCTTCCCGAGAACGATGGGGCGGATGGCGTTGGCTATGGCGTCGAGTATCCGGTCTTCTGGATCGACCGCTTCCATCCGCACGGCGTGAAACAGCACACGGCCTTCAAGGCGCGGAGTCGCGCCGAGGTCGATGCCTTCCACGCCGCGGCCCTGAAGGCGGGCGGAACCGACAATGGCCCGCCCGGGCTACGCGGCACTGCGACGGGGTACCCGCCAGGCTACTACGCCGCCTTCGTGATCGATCCGGACGGCAACAACATGGAGGCGGTCTTCCGCGAGACCTGAGGCGCGAGTCCGAGGCTCAGCGCGCGCCGAGAAAGTCCGACTTGCCCAGGTCCACGCCGTTGTGACGCAGCAGCGCGTAGGCGGTCGTCACATGGAAGAAGAAGTTCGGCAGGGCGTAGCTCTTCAGGTACTGCTCCCCGGAGAACAGCAGCGGGTCTCGGCCGCGCCTCGGCACGCTGACCTGCTTCTCCTCGGTGCCGTCCAGCTTCTCGCGAGGCACCGACTCCAGGTAGGAGATGGTCTTCGCGATGCGCTCCTCGAGCTCGGTCAGCGTGGCCTCGTTGTCCTCGTAGCTCGGCGCGTCAGTCCCGGAGAGGCGCGCCACGCAGAACTTGGCCGAGTCACAGGCAATCTGGATCTGGGTCTTGAAGGGCAGCATGTCGGGCGCAAGCCGCACCGTCGCCAGCACGTTGGGGTCGAACTTCTTCGCGTCCGCATGGGCCCGGGCCTTGCCCAGACACTTCGAGAGGTTGCCGAGCATCGAAACGAAAATCGGCACGCTGGCCGAGGACATGGAAATCGTCATGGAAGGGCTCCGGAATTGGGAGCCCTGCTCTAACCCATGGCGGCGGCCGGTGCACCTCCTTCGGCAACCACCCCCAGTCCCTCCAGTGGAGTCGCGCAGCCGGGGCTACTTTCTCCGGAAGATGGAGCGACCCTCGCGGAGGCACGCGATGAGCGCGTCGCGGCGGAGCCCGTTTGCGTCGACGACCGCGTCCACGAGCCACAGCCGCACACGGGCGAGGAGCTCGTCGTTCCGGAAGAAATCCTCGTCGGAGCCCAGCTCGGTCTCCAGGTCGCCACCGAATCTGATGTCGTGGTCCTCGCCGAGGAAGAGTCGCGCGCGGATGCCACCGGCGACCATCAATGACTTGTCATTGCGGAAGCCGTGGATGAGGTCCTTCGCGACGAGGTCCCCGCCGACGAAGAAGGCCCCATCCGTGACGAGACTTCCACACCGCAGCGCCCCGGCGATGACGACCCGGGAGTCCGGGTCACAGTCCCGGACGAGCCCGGTGACTTCGGCATCCCCCAGCACGAACAGGGTGCCGACGATGCGCAGGTGGCCTTCGACGCGGAGGTCGCCAGGGATGACGCGGACCTCGCCGGGCCCCACCTCCAGATCGCCGGAAACGACCTCCGTGGGACGTGGGGTTGGAGCCGCTTCGCGCAGCAGCCACGCGGCGGCGTAGAAGCCCCAGGGCTCCACGTTGCGCTTGCGCAACTCGCGAACCCACTCCTCGGCGGTGGGCGGGAGTGGCTCCATCCAGCTGTCCAGGGCCTCGACCTTGCCGTCCTCGAAGGCCGTGTCCGACCGCAGCCGCTCCGCGACGCGGGCCTTCACGTCCTGCAGCGCCGCCAGGGAGATGCTCATCTCGTGCGAACCCCTGGGCGACTCTTCGGCGAGGGCCTTTGCGATTCCTGTGGGAGGCCTGGTGGGACGGCGGCGTGCACCCAGGAGGTCCACGACCGAGCGCAGTGCGATGCACGTTCGGTCATTCGGTGGGTAGCGTTCCGTCGCGAGGCGATGGAGGTCCTGCCACGTGAGCTCGGCACCCGTGCCCTCATCACCGATCCTGACCACGGACACAGAAGGAGGAGAGGTGTACCCGAGGTAGCCGTGGAGAAGACGCGAGGCCCACAGCCGCGCGAGCAACCCGGTGCGCTCGAGCTGCTCGGTATCAAAGGCCTCGGTCAGCTTTGCCTCGAAGACGAGGAGCCTCGAGGGAAGCACGAGCGCGAGGTCCGGCTTCGCATTGAACACGCCCTGGAGCGCGCCGTAGACAGCGCGGTTCTGCACGTCCAGCGCACTCTCCCGGAGGGTGCCCTCGGGCCCGACCCCGATGGAAAGGCGGTCTGCCTTCGTGCGGACCTGGGCCGGGTAGGTCTGCTTCGGGTCTCGGAGGATCGGCGCCAGTTGCGACCACCGGGTGTGCGGACGTCCCTCGGCAACGAGCCCGACCAGTTCATCCATGCGGCTGGAGACGTCACTGCCCTTCCACGTCTCGTACGCATCCCGGATGAGGGCGACTTCGGTCAGGACCACGGCGCCAGCGGCCTCGCCGGGAATGTCCACGCCACGCCCACGGAGGACGGCCAGCACCTGTGCCATAGCGCTCGCCTGCGGCGCGGTGGCAAGCCCCTCATGGAGGAGTCGAAAGAGGTGCGAGCAGGCCGCGCGCTCCTCCCGATTGAAGCTGTCGAAGGGAATCTCCATTCGCGCAATATGCCCCTACTTCCTGCCTGGTGGGACGGGCAACCTGCGCGCCCAGAAGATCCTCAGGCCCGCTCCAGTTCCTCTCCAATCCCCTTCAGGGCCTCCAGGGCCTTGAGGGGAAGACTGATGCCGCCCGTGGGCACCTGAGGCTCGCGGACGTTGATGCGGATGAGCGTTCCGCCGTGGTCCGCCGCGGCGTCCTCGCAGAATTCGCGCACGGAGGGGATGGCCGTCCCGGCGCCGCACTCGACGATGGCCAGCCTGCCGGGCCGCACGGCCGCCAGCCACTCGTTGAGCCGCTGCCTCTGGGCTCGCGAGCGGGAGCCATCCCATCCCCAATCCCCGAACATGAGGATGTTGGGCCGCAGGAGCGAGCCGCAAGTCGGGCACCTGGGCAAGGGCGGCCGGGCCCGGAAGGTCTCCGCGTCTACCTCCACGGAGTAGGGCCCCGCGGAGGTGATGCCCGAGCACGAGCCGCCCAGGCACTGAACGAAGTGGATGGAGCCATGCACTTCGAGGATGCGCGCGTCGGTGAAGCCGGCCTTCTGGAACTGGCCGTCCACGTTGGAGGTGAAGACGAAGGCCCCGTGGCGCATGCGTGAGGCCCAGGTGCGCAGCAGCTCGAAACCCGGGTGGGGCACAGTGGCCCGGTACAGCCCGAGCCGGTGGCCGTAGAAGCCCCATGCGAACTCAGGGTCGCTCTCGAACCACGCGGGGTTGGCCATCGAGGCGAACTCCAGACCGAGCTTCGCGTAGGCGGGGTAGGCCTTCCAGAAGCCCTCGGTCCCGCGAAAGTCGGGCAGGCCCGAATCCACGCCCATGCCCGCGCCCGCACCGATGATGAGCGCGTCGGCGGAGCGGAGCACCTCGGCGGCACGACGGAACTCCGACTGGAACATGCGAACCTGCCTTCTACCTGAAGGGCTTCTGCGTGAACGACAGACAAAGCACTGCAAGTTCCAAATCCTAGCCGGAGATCTCCACGGAGAGTGGAATCCACCAACATCGATTGGAGGAAGGACACGACTCACCTAAGTTCCGGATTCGTAGGAACAACCGAACTCCAAGGTGCTTGGCCGAATCGGTCCGGGCAATGCAAGAGGAAGCCTGGGAATGGAGCCCTCTGTTGCTGCCGCTGGCATCTCGACACTGCTGACCCTGCTCGAGGCACGCACGGAACAGGGCCCCACCACGCCCCTGTTCACCTTTGTCGGTGACGAGGACAGCGCGCAGGAGTCGATGGACAGGGCCACGCTCCTGCTGCGGGCACGGGCCATTGGCGCGGACCTCCAGCATCACGCAAGGCCCGGCGCGCGAGCGGTGCTCATCTACCCTCCAGGATTGGAGTACGTAGCCGGCTTCTTCGGCTGCCTGGCGGCGGGCCTGGTGGCAGTGCCTGCATATCCACCGGATCCGCTCCGACTCGAGCGCACGCTGCCACGACTGCAAGCCATCATTCAAGATTCCCAGGCCACGGTGGTGCTCACCACCTCCTTCATCGCCTCCATGGCAGAGGCCCTCTGCGAGTTGGCGCCGGAGCTGCGGGCGCTGCGCTGGATCGCCACCGACGCGCTACCGGAGGGAGCGGAGACGGGCTGGCGGCCGCCGCCACCGCGAGCGGATTCGCTGGCCTTCCTGCAGTACACCTCCGGCTCCACCGGGACGCCCAAGGGGGTGGAGCTCACCCACGCCAACCTCCTCCACAACCTCGGCCTCATCCACGGCGCGTTCCGCATGCGCGGAGACAGCGCGGGCGTCATCTGGCTGCCGCCCTACCATGACATGGGGCTCATCGGCGGCATCCTCGGCCCGCTGTACGGAGGCTTCGCCACCACCCTCATGTCGCCGCTGACCTTCCTGCGGCGGCCGATGCGCTGGCTGGAAGTGCTCTCTCGCACCCACGGCACCATCAGCGGCGGGCCCAACTTCGCCTTCGACCTGTGCGTGCGTAAAACCACCGAGGCCGAGCGTGCCGCCCTCGACCTGAGCCACTGGGAAGTCGCCTTCTGCGGCGCCGAGCCCATCCGCCCGGAGACGCTGGAGCGCTTCGCCCGGGCCTTCGCCCCCAGCGGCTTCCGCCGCGAGGCCTTCTACCCCTGCTATGGCCTGGCCGAGGGGACCCTCATCGTCTCTGGCGGCGAGGTGAGCGCGCTCCCCGTGCAGCAGTCCCTGGACATGCGCCGGTTGCGCGACGGCCGTGCCGAGCCGGCTCAGCCCGGGCAGCCGCACAGCCAGACGCTGGTGGGCTGCGGGCGCTCGCTCCAGGAGCAGGAAGTGCGCGTGGTGAACCCGGAGACGCTCGTGCCGTGCGCTTCCGGCGAGGTGGGCGAGGTGTGGGTGAAGGGCCCGAGCGTGGCCCTGGGCTATTGGGGCCGTCCCGAAGACACCGCGCGCGACTTCCAGGCGCGGACCTCCGACGGCGCCGGGCCCTTCCTGCGCACCGGGGACCAGGGCTTCCTCCAGGGCC contains these protein-coding regions:
- a CDS encoding DUF3892 domain-containing protein, whose product is MRYITHIHLEGGALHEHITRLRWKADTATGEASRMEMVQWVRNGGDARVEARPGNVKVEVVNATSPYLRTKANGILTDNLLELPRF
- a CDS encoding SIR2 family NAD-dependent protein deacylase, which produces MFQSEFRRAAEVLRSADALIIGAGAGMGVDSGLPDFRGTEGFWKAYPAYAKLGLEFASMANPAWFESDPEFAWGFYGHRLGLYRATVPHPGFELLRTWASRMRHGAFVFTSNVDGQFQKAGFTDARILEVHGSIHFVQCLGGSCSGITSAGPYSVEVDAETFRARPPLPRCPTCGSLLRPNILMFGDWGWDGSRSRAQRQRLNEWLAAVRPGRLAIVECGAGTAIPSVREFCEDAAADHGGTLIRINVREPQVPTGGISLPLKALEALKGIGEELERA
- a CDS encoding iron-containing redox enzyme family protein yields the protein MQTQTESQLKMDWVALLDQEARALVGVLDAHPDARRLFDGTIDAEGYIHYLIQTYHYARWSTPMLAEAGKRLKRLGWHPPLAELLLQKAGEERGHERWLLSDLKNLGCSEAQVEAAARTPAVDAYTGWNFFTSRSGVPTAVLGTSYVLEYLSQTRASGAVEHLLQVDAIPNIRKSVTFLRSHGALDEGHVAEMASVLQSLTDPEEQAAVILSAHTTRVVYPGIFREA
- a CDS encoding alpha/beta hydrolase encodes the protein MSRHIALALIATGLALVVVPFALARGVGARAFSKQLPGLGALSLDFVRGDAELPQHLEYVRLDSRALDGNLLGDSPTRELGVLLPPSYFSAPERRYPVVYLLHGLGARKDGHLGAVGVQRAAFRQMEEGAMPELILVAVDGTTSLGGSYYARSPAIGDFETYVVREIVGAVDARYRTRAEATWRAIAGFSMGGHGAIKLAMKYPGVFSSVGTLSASPLAIDQRRALYRNALARQPVARNAGELAELYPFDGAWTVASIYAKAAAFSSNPKRPPLFLELPFQSGRDDDPVWKRWLEEDPLTLLTTRHAALGTLDTLYMDRGSKETLLGAEAFDRALESFGIPFRHQVFEGGHADDFQERHLRMLRFLAMRWTPGA
- a CDS encoding VOC family protein, coding for MIDHTGIGVADVARSAAFYDAALGALGLRRVIQLPENDGADGVGYGVEYPVFWIDRFHPHGVKQHTAFKARSRAEVDAFHAAALKAGGTDNGPPGLRGTATGYPPGYYAAFVIDPDGNNMEAVFRET
- a CDS encoding DUF1993 domain-containing protein, with the translated sequence MTISMSSASVPIFVSMLGNLSKCLGKARAHADAKKFDPNVLATVRLAPDMLPFKTQIQIACDSAKFCVARLSGTDAPSYEDNEATLTELEERIAKTISYLESVPREKLDGTEEKQVSVPRRGRDPLLFSGEQYLKSYALPNFFFHVTTAYALLRHNGVDLGKSDFLGAR
- a CDS encoding helix-turn-helix transcriptional regulator; this encodes MLASMNLSLHEWLLRDRVIEALNSNLSLPKALEAARAPLLELMPADYMGLCLITLGPHVEFKWLVPGHRLALLDEYSKWVDSDFIRAPIFAQPNVALRDSEMLTRKELERSPLYQRSRELDLSLEHVMAVLLPVPPGLCGAFTLYRDRRLPFSEQDATLLTSLTRHLVNAVRNCRDVQAATTGASLLEELYSRPDSAFLVVAPPSHEVLRSQRAAALLERWFVPSDLHSSGIPRVLQERLEALTRMDADARVEASLWVSLRGDAYRVVRFIELPATEGPRSWALVLNEIPVSIPLPETMRRALTTRQADIARGMLRNWSNKDIASEFALSEETVKVHVKAIFERLKVDSRADFLYQASHLNKPV
- a CDS encoding WS/DGAT/MGAT family O-acyltransferase, whose amino-acid sequence is MKILSPMDAVWLYVDGPQTPMHVGSLCIYSLPEDAPKGWLQGVIERLRDCHQFTRPYTLKLAAPKLKSVFPTWVEADDIDLDYHFRHSALAQPGGERELGVLISRLHSHPMDFTQPLWEVHLIEGLENDRFAVYTKIHHSLVDGVGGIRLLVKALSPDPDARDVVAPWSVGARGPGPRAAVAPKRWSGLSGLKDRAAAMPGVTKAFARMAREAVSRSQDIALPFATPKSILNRSVSAQRRFATQHYELSRLKAVAKAAGVTVNDVFLGLGASALRRYLGELDALPEQPLTAGVPVSVRPKGDEATANALSFIFANLNTHLEEPVARLKAIAESTRLAKERLQELPRTGVADYTSVLMAPYIVQLLSGLGGHTRPVFNLIISNVPGPERPLYFAGARLEQFYPVSVLLHGQALNITSASYAGQFNIGFTGCRRTLPHMQRLAVFTGEALEDLEHSLHGKGFDARGSSVPA